The Pygocentrus nattereri isolate fPygNat1 chromosome 1, fPygNat1.pri, whole genome shotgun sequence genome window below encodes:
- the LOC108427019 gene encoding uncharacterized protein LOC108427019, translating into MQKKLIHLQPPASPKGGNAGNIDLLTMFIVNQIALKKEHTGKPKIAHLTSLKGTQKCMGQEPLELPMSPCSPSRLSLVQSEPHYSVHTVGLKKRKQSLLEEFKFKALSPVLEANQSDNSASDYKQRHHHHQGSVSSFSSASPTPSEAFQSKSTYHISSPSSWEPSCTTTVQFTHFSKPMGVYTCDPWATVPHQTQPAQISPAAGAQFGRTLNSTENNGPLIYSADDYPLNSSERNDQQDKPLFLGFSSEGYEGQDLFSERTIKIHLQEEPSPPPTGAHDFSESFNRDYSADFLPQPLVSKQGFTFADCRPCSAHSSVCKNSYEVPIGYSPRVGCISLDTTETQSVRIREKTSPRTRDTGTQTAAVATSTSQDVSVQCCLLKAEKRLSISTEHTVPHNSAHKKKKATAFTTRRQTSKSNESLPNVTQCTLSEIHKVKWNTPWKMPTTREATQQAPAAITGQESSCKTVIQACASQHPLPTLHCSYANAPETKVNLPGNMVVRGERCEGHKEASVNQNPAEIAWSTEGHGREGVNWVSGETETLQEIADILLMLKQKNKHP; encoded by the exons ATGCAGAAGAAGCTGATTCATCTGCAGCCACCAGCATCACCAAAGGGAGGCAACGCTGGCAACATAGACCTGCTTACAATGTTTATTGTCAACCAGATTGCATTAAAGAAAGAACACACTG GTAAACCTAAAATAGCTCATCTGACCAGTTTGAAAGGAACTCAAAAATGTATGGGACAGGAGCCCTTAGAGTTGCCAATGAGTCCTTGCTCTCCATCACGCTTGAGCCTGGTACAAAGCGAGCCACATTACAG TGTCCACACGGTGGgtttgaaaaagagaaaacagagtcTTCTGGAAGAGTTCAAGTTTAAGGCG CTCTCACCTGTGTTGGAAGCCAACCAGTCTGACAACAGTGCTTCAGACTATAAGCAAAGACACCACCATCATCAGGGCAGTGTCAGTTCCTTCTCTTCAGCCTCCCCAACCCCTTCAGAGGCCTTTCAGTCCAAATCCACGTACCACATCTCCTCTCCATCTTCATGGGAGCCCTCTTGCACAACAACCGTTCAG TTTACACATTTCTCCAAGCCAATGGGGGTATATACGTGTGATCCTTGGGCAACTGTGCCTCATCAAACACAACCTGCTCAGATCAGCCCAGCAGCTGGAGCCCAGTTTGGCCGCACATTAAATAG CACAGAAAACAATGGGCCTTTGATATATTCAGCTGATGACTACCCACTTAACTCTTCAGAAAGGAATGATCAGCAAGACAAGCCACTATTCTTGGGGTTCAGCAGCGAAGGATATGAAGGTCAAG ACCTTTTTAGTGAAAGAACAATTAAGATTCACCTTCAGGAGGAGCCATCCCCTCCACCTACAGGAGCACA TGATTTCAGTGAATCATTCAACAGGGACTACAGTGCTGATTTCTTGCCTCAG CCTCTTGTTTCAAAGCAGGGATTTACATTTGCTGACTGCAGACCAT GTAGTGCACATAGCAGTGTCTGCAAAAATTCCTATGAAGTGCCAATAGGCTATTCTCCAAGAGTGGGCTGCATCAGTCTGGATACC ACTGAGACACAAAGTGTCAGAATACGTGAGAAGACATCTCCAAGGACACGAGATACGGgaacacaaactgcagctgtTGCCACTTCAACATCTCAAGATGTTTCAGTACAGTGTTGTCTTTTGAAAGCAGAAAAGAGGCTGAGTATTTCCACTGAGCACACAGTTCCCCATAACAGTGCacataagaaaaagaaagctaCCGCTTTCACCACTAGGAGGCAGACTAGTAAAAGCAATGAAAGTCTTCCAAATGTTACTCAGTGTACTCTATCAGAAATCCATAAAGTAAAGTGGAACACGCCCTGGAAGATGCCAACAACAAGGGAGGCCACACAGCAGGCACCAGCAGCAATCACAGGACAGGAAAGTTCATGCAAAACTGTGATTCAAGCATGCGCAAGCCAACATCCCTTACCTACACTTCACTGCTCCTACGCTAATGCCCCAG aaaCAAAAGTGAATCTGCCAGGGAATATGGTGGTGAGAGGAGAAAGGTGTGAAGGTCACAAGGAGGCAAGCGTGAATCAAAACCCTGCTGAGATCGCCTGGAGCACAGAGGGACACGGCAGAGAAGGTGTGAACTGGGTCTCTGGGGAGACGGAAACTCTTCAGGAAATTGCAGACATTCTGCTGATGCTCAAGCAGAAAAATAAGCATCCATGA